From a single Acidobacteriota bacterium genomic region:
- the rsmB gene encoding 16S rRNA (cytosine(967)-C(5))-methyltransferase RsmB, whose amino-acid sequence MKSAKRKSPSGKHPEITHARRVAFEILNRVASENAYASVLLASLNQLSREDQALTQELVLGVLRQQKTLDYFIKKYAGRKIAKLDLAVLLALRLGLYQLRFLTRIPPSAAVNESVKLVKFARKSSAAPFVNATLRNAARHLEDQPGEGINDALEKLAIAVSHPRWMLERWIKTFGETEATELARANNQTPLLAFRVNTLKAQVDEVLDELTKAGVQIAPSKIARQAFVVEQGSIASLTRALEAGRIYIQDEASQLIARLLDVKPAQRILDMCAAPGSKTSLLAALTDNQAEILAADLYSHRLKTLMTTCNRLGVTSVDAVACDATLGLPFVESAKSFDRVLLDAPCSGTGTLRRNPEIKWRLVVNDLKRLATLQAILLDRAASVVAAGGKLVYSTCSIERQENEAVVQNFLQMNSGFRLLAPNAPDVCITREGFVRTFPHLHATDGFFAAVMERIN is encoded by the coding sequence ATGAAATCTGCAAAACGAAAATCCCCGTCAGGTAAACACCCCGAAATCACTCACGCGCGGCGCGTGGCTTTTGAAATTCTCAATCGTGTCGCTTCCGAAAACGCTTACGCATCGGTGTTGCTGGCATCCCTCAACCAACTTTCGCGTGAAGATCAGGCGCTAACCCAGGAACTGGTGCTCGGCGTGTTGCGCCAACAAAAAACCCTCGATTATTTCATCAAAAAATATGCCGGACGAAAAATTGCAAAGTTGGATTTAGCGGTATTGCTGGCGCTTCGCCTGGGGCTTTATCAACTGCGTTTCCTGACCCGCATTCCGCCATCGGCGGCGGTCAATGAATCAGTGAAACTCGTAAAATTTGCCCGCAAATCAAGCGCCGCGCCGTTTGTGAATGCAACGCTTCGCAACGCTGCGAGGCATCTCGAAGACCAACCGGGCGAAGGCATAAACGACGCGCTCGAAAAATTGGCGATAGCCGTTTCGCACCCGCGCTGGATGCTCGAACGCTGGATAAAAACCTTTGGCGAAACTGAAGCCACAGAACTTGCGCGAGCCAATAATCAAACGCCTTTGCTCGCTTTTCGCGTCAATACCCTGAAAGCACAGGTTGATGAAGTGCTGGACGAATTGACCAAAGCCGGTGTGCAAATCGCGCCTTCTAAAATTGCTCGTCAGGCTTTCGTAGTCGAACAGGGTTCAATAGCGAGCCTCACACGCGCCCTTGAAGCCGGGCGGATTTATATTCAAGACGAAGCCTCGCAACTCATCGCGCGATTACTCGATGTCAAACCCGCACAGCGCATTCTCGATATGTGCGCCGCGCCGGGTTCTAAAACCTCGCTGCTTGCCGCGCTCACCGATAATCAAGCGGAAATCCTTGCCGCCGATTTATATTCCCATCGTTTGAAAACCTTGATGACCACCTGCAACCGGTTGGGGGTGACTTCGGTTGACGCCGTCGCTTGCGATGCCACCCTAGGATTGCCCTTCGTTGAAAGCGCAAAATCATTTGACCGGGTTTTACTTGACGCGCCGTGTTCGGGAACCGGAACGCTCAGGCGCAATCCTGAAATCAAATGGCGACTGGTGGTGAATGACCTCAAGCGGCTCGCAACTTTGCAAGCGATATTACTCGACCGCGCCGCAAGTGTCGTCGCAGCAGGCGGCAAACTGGTCTATTCGACCTGTTCAATCGAACGCCAAGAGAACGAAGCGGTTGTACAGAATTTTCTGCAAATGAATTCAGGGTTTCGATTGCTTGCGCCGAACGCGCCGGATGTTTGCATCACCCGCGAAGGATTTGTTAGAACCTTTCCGCATCTTCACGCCACCGATGGTTTTTTTGCCGCCGTGATGGAGCGTATCAATTAA
- a CDS encoding MBL fold metallo-hydrolase, translating into MISLKYKMSCLSLIFIFVVATSTHTTKPASDNSQTNKQPITQIVMLGTGTPNADPERSGPSVAIVVNDTPYIVDCGPGVVRRAAAAYQKGVTGLKVDKLKTAFVTHLHSDHTLGFADLIFTPWTLERQEPLKVFGPRGIKTMSHHLLQAYREDIEIRTKGLEPSNKTGYRVIAEDLKPGMIYQDKNVRVKAFRVPHGSWREAFGFRFETPDKTIVISGDATPAKSVIDNCDGCDVLIHEVYSTAGFARRPPEWQKYHANFHTSSRQLADLATQTKPGLLILYHQLFWGTSEADLVKEVQQFYSGKVVSARDLDIY; encoded by the coding sequence GTGATTTCCTTGAAATACAAAATGTCTTGCCTGTCGTTGATTTTTATTTTTGTCGTTGCTACATCAACCCATACGACCAAACCCGCAAGCGATAATTCGCAAACGAACAAGCAGCCAATTACGCAAATCGTGATGCTTGGAACCGGCACACCCAATGCCGACCCCGAACGTTCGGGACCAAGCGTGGCGATTGTCGTCAATGACACGCCTTACATTGTTGATTGCGGACCCGGCGTGGTGCGTCGCGCCGCCGCCGCTTATCAAAAAGGCGTGACCGGATTGAAAGTCGATAAACTCAAAACCGCGTTCGTGACCCACTTGCATTCTGACCATACGTTGGGTTTTGCCGATTTAATCTTCACGCCGTGGACACTGGAACGTCAGGAGCCATTAAAAGTTTTCGGGCCACGCGGCATCAAAACCATGTCTCATCATTTGTTGCAGGCTTATCGAGAAGATATTGAAATCCGCACCAAAGGGTTGGAACCCTCAAACAAAACCGGCTATCGGGTGATTGCCGAAGACCTCAAACCCGGCATGATTTATCAGGATAAAAATGTCCGCGTGAAAGCCTTTCGCGTGCCGCATGGCTCGTGGCGCGAGGCGTTCGGCTTTCGGTTTGAAACGCCCGACAAAACCATTGTTATCTCAGGTGATGCAACGCCCGCAAAAAGTGTGATTGACAATTGCGATGGTTGCGATGTGTTGATTCACGAGGTCTATTCAACCGCAGGGTTTGCGCGCCGTCCTCCCGAATGGCAAAAATATCATGCGAATTTTCATACCTCTTCACGCCAACTCGCTGATCTCGCCACGCAAACCAAACCCGGTTTGTTGATTTTGTATCATCAACTGTTCTGGGGAACCAGCGAAGCAGATTTGGTAAAAGAGGTGCAGCAATTTTATTCGGGCAAAGTGGTCTCAGCCCGCGATTTGGATATTTACTGA
- a CDS encoding O-antigen ligase family protein, giving the protein MSSTYESFEFTDNTELEASKSETRSEAAAKTKPSVFVLGVSVLTLFFVTQLMQLFPKLNGLPLVKIIVALVAIIFVTTPHLIANRWRLGDIPQFKYLLGILLLGVLTLPFSYWRGGSVNFLMETFVKNVVFAYLLVQGAKDNRSSRMIAGALVLGCSLIVLAIMTGFGPEVSIYEAEQRMMVGGTYDVNDLALLFVVTLPFAFFLMKEASFKSRLLLFCAIGLMLLGMVKTASRGGFLGLVVISLFIFVRSSSEARKYVLIGLLVCATLFVVAAPASFWNRINTIFALEQDYNMQDGHGRKSVWQNGIKMLITHPLTGVGIGSFNEAHRVLSDGHIYISPHNSFIQVMAELGVGGILCFLAIIITAILGARRARRLARDATEAQELWWLASAIEVSIVGFMVSGALLSHAYSPIFCFLAAISASLTARYKIFANPTTADEESEYAWNSQSVE; this is encoded by the coding sequence ATGAGCAGCACATACGAATCATTTGAATTCACCGACAACACCGAACTCGAAGCGAGTAAAAGTGAAACGCGGTCTGAAGCGGCGGCGAAAACCAAACCGTCGGTGTTTGTGCTGGGCGTATCGGTATTGACGCTGTTTTTCGTGACGCAGTTGATGCAGCTTTTTCCCAAATTGAATGGTTTGCCGCTGGTTAAAATCATCGTCGCTCTGGTTGCCATCATTTTTGTTACCACCCCGCATCTGATTGCCAATCGCTGGCGTTTAGGTGACATCCCCCAATTTAAATATCTGCTTGGCATTCTGCTTCTTGGCGTTTTAACCCTGCCGTTCTCTTACTGGCGCGGCGGCAGCGTTAATTTTCTGATGGAAACCTTTGTCAAAAATGTGGTGTTCGCTTACCTGTTGGTGCAGGGCGCAAAAGACAATCGCTCATCGCGAATGATTGCCGGGGCGTTGGTTTTGGGTTGTTCGCTGATCGTGCTGGCGATTATGACCGGCTTTGGTCCCGAAGTTTCGATTTATGAAGCCGAACAACGAATGATGGTGGGCGGCACTTATGATGTAAACGATCTGGCGCTCTTGTTTGTCGTCACCCTGCCTTTCGCTTTTTTCCTGATGAAAGAAGCAAGTTTCAAATCTCGCCTCCTGCTCTTTTGCGCTATCGGCTTGATGCTTTTAGGAATGGTGAAGACGGCTTCGCGCGGCGGCTTTTTAGGTTTGGTGGTCATCAGCCTGTTCATTTTCGTTCGCTCATCAAGTGAAGCGCGAAAATATGTGTTAATCGGGCTGCTCGTTTGCGCGACGCTTTTCGTGGTGGCTGCGCCGGCTTCGTTCTGGAATCGTATCAATACGATTTTTGCGTTGGAGCAGGACTACAATATGCAGGATGGGCATGGGCGAAAAAGCGTCTGGCAAAACGGCATAAAAATGCTCATCACTCATCCGCTGACCGGCGTAGGCATCGGCTCGTTTAACGAAGCGCATCGGGTTTTATCCGACGGTCACATTTATATCTCGCCGCACAACTCGTTCATTCAAGTCATGGCGGAACTCGGTGTCGGCGGCATCCTCTGTTTTCTGGCAATCATCATCACGGCAATTTTGGGTGCGCGCAGGGCGCGACGCCTGGCGCGTGACGCAACCGAAGCCCAGGAATTGTGGTGGCTGGCTTCGGCAATCGAAGTCAGTATTGTCGGCTTCATGGTTTCCGGGGCGCTGTTATCGCACGCCTATTCGCCGATATTCTGTTTTCTGGCTGCCATCTCCGCTTCGCTGACGGCTCGTTATAAAATTTTCGCGAACCCCACTACCGCAGATGAAGAAAGTGAATACGCCTGGAATTCACAATCCGTCGAGTAA
- a CDS encoding threonine/serine dehydratase yields MNSVTLEQVKQARARIAEWVRRTPTEYSRWLTKELSREIFLKLECFQQTGSFKLRGAMAKLTALSDEEKARGVLTVSAGNHGLAVARGAEVLKIDATIVVPKSASRAKVEAIRRFPVTLIERGANYDEAERAAREMERESGKTFVSPYNDLEVIAGQGTIALEILEDAPHLDAMVIPVGGGGLIAGIALAAKALNPQIKIYGAEPATTPTMMEALKAGQIIEVIEDDTIADGLAGNIEPGSITFPIVQRFVDDMITVSEAEIGEALYRFAREEHVMIEGSAAVSLAALHSPKLTGQSLAAIISGRNISLDVFMRAIASKL; encoded by the coding sequence ATGAACTCAGTTACTCTCGAACAAGTGAAGCAGGCGCGCGCGCGCATCGCCGAATGGGTGCGGCGCACGCCGACCGAGTATTCGCGATGGCTTACGAAAGAACTCAGCCGCGAAATATTTTTAAAGCTGGAATGCTTTCAGCAGACCGGCTCTTTCAAATTGCGCGGCGCGATGGCGAAACTCACGGCGCTCAGCGATGAAGAAAAAGCGCGCGGCGTGTTGACGGTTTCAGCGGGCAATCACGGATTGGCGGTCGCGCGCGGCGCTGAGGTTTTGAAAATCGATGCAACTATCGTGGTGCCAAAGTCCGCATCGCGCGCCAAAGTCGAAGCCATTCGTCGCTTCCCCGTCACCCTCATCGAACGTGGCGCAAATTATGACGAAGCCGAGCGCGCCGCGCGTGAAATGGAACGCGAAAGCGGCAAAACTTTTGTCTCGCCTTATAATGACCTCGAAGTGATTGCCGGACAGGGAACCATCGCGCTTGAAATTTTGGAAGACGCGCCGCACCTTGACGCGATGGTCATTCCGGTTGGCGGCGGCGGACTCATTGCCGGCATCGCGCTTGCCGCAAAAGCCTTGAATCCGCAAATCAAAATTTATGGCGCGGAACCCGCTACAACGCCGACGATGATGGAAGCTTTGAAAGCCGGGCAGATTATTGAAGTCATCGAAGACGACACCATTGCCGATGGGCTTGCGGGAAACATCGAACCCGGTTCGATTACGTTTCCGATTGTGCAGCGCTTCGTCGATGACATGATTACTGTCAGTGAAGCGGAAATTGGTGAGGCGCTTTACCGATTTGCGCGCGAAGAGCATGTGATGATTGAAGGGTCTGCGGCGGTGAGTCTGGCGGCGTTGCATTCGCCGAAACTCACAGGTCAATCGCTAGCGGCGATTATTTCGGGACGCAATATCAGCCTGGATGTTTTTATGCGAGCGATTGCGTCAAAGCTTTAA
- a CDS encoding glycosyltransferase family 2 protein, with the protein MAKFLFWFSIAALLYTFVGYPLAVWMLARFRGRHVSKQPFTPHLTVIIACLNEEKNIAARIHNLLQSDYPKTHLEIIVVSDGSTDRTVECAESFTSQSVRLLHYPERRGKPSALNLGVQHASGDILVFADARQSFEPQALKELAANFADATVGAVSGSYVISKPGGSTVVEGVGFYWQYEAWIRQNEGRFNSIIGATGAIYAIRKKLWKALPPETILDDVYTPMQIALSGSRVIYEPAAAAHDRAPQSARREFSRKARTLTGNYQLCQLMPRLLFPNNLLLWQFWSHKLLRLAAPILMMILLIANISICLQNAGDLAALFYKTALAFQSGFYLSVLFGWLLAKRKIRVKIFNVVYVFSVMNAAAIVGLFYFIFGKRNVWVRGE; encoded by the coding sequence ATGGCAAAATTTCTTTTCTGGTTTTCCATAGCAGCACTCCTTTACACCTTTGTCGGCTATCCACTCGCGGTGTGGATGCTTGCGCGCTTTCGCGGAAGACACGTTAGCAAACAACCGTTTACGCCACATCTTACAGTCATCATCGCCTGTTTGAATGAAGAAAAAAACATCGCCGCAAGAATTCACAATCTATTGCAAAGCGATTATCCGAAAACCCATTTGGAAATCATTGTGGTTTCGGATGGCTCAACCGACCGCACCGTTGAATGCGCAGAATCGTTCACCAGTCAAAGCGTGCGCCTGTTGCATTACCCGGAACGCAGGGGCAAACCGAGCGCCTTGAATCTCGGCGTACAACATGCCAGCGGCGACATCCTGGTGTTTGCCGATGCGCGACAAAGCTTTGAACCACAGGCGCTCAAAGAACTGGCTGCGAATTTTGCCGATGCCACCGTCGGCGCGGTTTCCGGTTCCTATGTAATAAGTAAACCCGGCGGTTCAACGGTGGTCGAAGGTGTCGGCTTTTATTGGCAATACGAAGCGTGGATTCGTCAAAACGAAGGCAGGTTCAATTCCATCATTGGCGCAACCGGGGCGATTTATGCGATTCGTAAAAAATTGTGGAAAGCCTTGCCGCCGGAAACTATCCTTGATGATGTCTATACGCCGATGCAAATCGCTTTAAGCGGCAGCCGCGTCATTTATGAACCCGCAGCCGCCGCGCACGACCGTGCTCCTCAATCTGCAAGGCGCGAGTTTTCCCGCAAAGCACGGACGCTGACAGGCAATTATCAACTCTGCCAGTTGATGCCAAGATTGTTATTTCCCAACAATCTGTTGTTATGGCAATTCTGGTCGCATAAATTGCTGCGCCTTGCCGCGCCCATCCTGATGATGATTTTGCTGATTGCCAATATCAGCATTTGCCTGCAAAACGCGGGTGATTTGGCGGCGCTTTTTTATAAAACTGCGCTGGCTTTCCAATCGGGGTTTTATCTGAGTGTGTTGTTTGGTTGGCTTCTGGCTAAACGTAAAATCAGGGTAAAAATTTTTAATGTCGTCTATGTTTTTTCAGTGATGAACGCCGCGGCGATTGTCGGCTTATTCTACTTTATTTTCGGCAAACGCAATGTCTGGGTGCGCGGTGAATAA
- a CDS encoding glycosyltransferase family 39 protein, protein MIKTNSSTDSSFNIRKGLPDRDTQVISNEAFHKVETHNAQPEIFPNALPDKKTLIIGSLCITIFVTAFVLLWWNKYLGITNDGWHFFHAQRMLNGEIPYRDFYLFIPPLHPLRLALEIKLFGNYLIVPQIFGLLERLILFVVLFIWLARFFPVKYACIGVIAGAVFYLADYSETLSSLHHEAVFFPTLAAFSLSAAYSKSHRQTRWLMVAGFFAGLAFLGKQTSGLGITAAIPGFLIFADYKSGWRLLAKKLAAFAAAFILPVGMVFSWLAANHAFSPFIEQIFLKGPTSKGSLAQLLIRPIAMTLEEPYMRRTAFLALAIIIGCAYLIYRSRGKATNPTTNRQLLVITTGAFLSLGAGIMIAKLTTLSLQSYFAKLVEQLPMYISQIGILAMLIYIAQRFFRGKFNKQDLPLGAFVFCGAAIILTLSFSWSVYVSMIIPALPFLIALALTHLDKRRLTGFARFGLLAGCALLIMFTVAQKLERPYNWAHWIEPSVEQATVASTLPELRGIQMSPLTRERVERITQLMQTHASETEPVFVYPHLPIFYSLSHRRPSTFASVHFFDVNPDYVARQDAAELLQHPPAVIVDFQFTPEQIANNEMLFRGGAPSGQRDIVDAIHQLTVNYQLLESYSLPKGNVIRVWAKKS, encoded by the coding sequence ATGATTAAAACAAATTCTTCCACTGATTCCAGTTTCAACATCAGGAAAGGTTTACCTGACCGCGATACCCAGGTCATCAGCAATGAAGCGTTTCATAAAGTCGAAACCCACAATGCTCAGCCGGAAATTTTTCCCAATGCTTTGCCTGATAAAAAAACATTAATCATTGGCAGCCTTTGCATCACCATTTTTGTCACGGCTTTTGTTCTGTTGTGGTGGAATAAATATCTTGGCATTACCAATGACGGCTGGCATTTTTTTCACGCGCAGAGAATGTTGAATGGCGAAATTCCTTATCGTGATTTTTATCTCTTCATTCCGCCGCTGCATCCTCTGCGACTGGCGCTTGAAATCAAACTATTCGGCAATTATTTAATCGTTCCGCAAATTTTCGGACTCCTTGAACGCTTGATTTTATTCGTGGTTTTATTCATCTGGCTGGCGCGCTTTTTCCCGGTCAAATACGCCTGCATAGGAGTTATCGCCGGAGCGGTTTTTTATCTCGCGGATTATTCCGAGACCCTCAGTTCATTGCATCACGAAGCGGTTTTTTTTCCGACACTAGCGGCTTTCAGTTTAAGCGCCGCTTATAGCAAATCTCATCGCCAAACCCGTTGGTTGATGGTTGCCGGGTTTTTTGCTGGACTCGCATTTTTAGGAAAGCAGACCTCGGGGCTTGGCATCACGGCAGCAATTCCCGGGTTTTTGATTTTCGCGGACTATAAATCCGGCTGGCGGTTGTTGGCGAAAAAGCTCGCGGCATTCGCCGCCGCTTTCATCTTGCCGGTCGGGATGGTTTTCAGTTGGCTTGCCGCAAATCATGCCTTTTCGCCGTTCATCGAACAGATTTTTCTTAAAGGTCCCACCAGTAAAGGCTCACTCGCGCAATTGCTGATTCGCCCGATTGCCATGACGCTTGAAGAACCTTATATGCGGCGCACGGCATTTTTGGCTCTGGCAATCATTATAGGGTGTGCTTATTTGATTTATCGCAGCAGAGGCAAAGCGACCAATCCCACAACCAACCGTCAGCTGTTGGTTATCACCACCGGCGCGTTTTTATCATTGGGCGCGGGAATAATGATTGCGAAATTGACGACGCTTTCTCTGCAATCCTATTTTGCCAAACTGGTTGAACAATTGCCGATGTACATCAGTCAAATCGGCATCCTCGCCATGTTGATTTATATCGCTCAACGATTTTTTCGCGGGAAATTCAACAAACAGGATTTACCCCTCGGCGCGTTTGTGTTTTGCGGCGCGGCGATTATTCTGACCCTCTCTTTTTCGTGGTCGGTTTATGTGTCGATGATTATTCCGGCGTTGCCTTTTTTAATCGCTTTGGCGCTCACCCATCTCGACAAGCGCCGCTTGACAGGTTTTGCGCGTTTTGGACTGCTCGCCGGATGCGCGTTGCTGATCATGTTCACCGTCGCGCAAAAACTTGAACGCCCTTATAACTGGGCGCACTGGATCGAACCGAGTGTCGAACAGGCGACAGTTGCTTCAACGCTTCCTGAGTTGCGTGGTATTCAAATGTCACCTTTAACCAGAGAGCGCGTCGAACGCATCACTCAGTTGATGCAAACTCATGCAAGCGAAACCGAGCCGGTTTTTGTCTATCCGCATCTGCCGATTTTTTATAGCCTCTCGCATCGTCGTCCAAGCACGTTTGCGAGTGTCCATTTTTTTGACGTCAATCCCGATTATGTCGCCAGACAGGATGCCGCCGAACTTTTGCAACATCCACCGGCGGTTATTGTCGATTTTCAGTTTACGCCTGAACAGATTGCCAATAACGAAATGCTGTTTCGCGGCGGCGCGCCAAGCGGGCAACGCGACATCGTTGACGCCATTCACCAATTGACGGTTAATTACCAGTTGCTCGAAAGCTACAGCTTGCCGAAAGGTAATGTGATTCGCGTCTGGGCAAAAAAGTCATGA
- a CDS encoding glycosyltransferase family 4 protein, with amino-acid sequence MRKWEPQLRILYFAPRLCVPTNTGAHLRNFHLTRELSQSARVVFLSFPNQDSETAVDTDETKEWGVQRVVTVPRAGGYSAGKILRGAVGKTPLPILNYTTDDMHETLARLLDEEDFHIVQIESVQLSAYLPTIRRARSKPSIICDWHNVESELMQRYSEHATNPARKMYARMTARRLEAVERRVLRDCDAHFTVSQRDRLRLLEMNPKAQISVADNGVDARHYSPQACQKAYEHWLNSLSDNSLKNRSAINGRPRLLFVGSMDYHANIDAALYFANEIWSEVYQKHPEMIFTIVGRNPAKVVQELANLPGIEVTGTVDDVRPFYAEAFASVVPLRVGGGSRLKILESMAAGVPVISTRLGAEGIAVCDGENILLADSQASLAQHISQVLINRELQNKLSQAAQTLVHKGYDWSAIGSVLLNAYAKLSQANRWSFESTGVTLTS; translated from the coding sequence ATGCGTAAGTGGGAACCGCAGCTTAGAATTTTATATTTCGCGCCGCGTCTTTGCGTCCCGACCAATACCGGCGCGCACCTGCGCAATTTTCATCTCACGCGTGAACTGTCACAATCGGCGCGCGTGGTTTTTCTCTCTTTCCCGAATCAGGATTCAGAGACCGCTGTTGATACAGATGAAACCAAGGAATGGGGTGTCCAACGTGTAGTGACAGTGCCGCGAGCCGGCGGTTATTCTGCCGGTAAAATTTTGCGCGGCGCGGTTGGCAAAACCCCTTTGCCGATTCTCAACTACACCACAGACGATATGCACGAAACCCTTGCGCGATTACTCGATGAAGAAGATTTTCACATCGTGCAGATTGAAAGCGTGCAACTGTCCGCTTATCTGCCGACGATTCGCCGGGCGCGCTCAAAACCCTCAATCATTTGCGACTGGCATAATGTCGAATCGGAATTGATGCAACGTTACAGCGAACACGCTACGAATCCTGCCCGAAAAATGTATGCGCGAATGACAGCGCGGCGTCTGGAAGCGGTTGAACGCCGCGTGTTGCGCGATTGTGATGCCCATTTTACGGTCAGCCAACGCGACCGTTTGCGACTACTTGAGATGAACCCGAAGGCGCAAATTTCGGTTGCCGATAATGGCGTCGATGCGCGGCATTATTCCCCGCAAGCCTGTCAAAAAGCCTATGAACATTGGCTAAATAGCCTATCGGATAATTCTTTAAAAAATCGTTCGGCAATCAACGGACGCCCACGTTTGTTATTCGTCGGTTCGATGGATTATCACGCCAACATTGATGCGGCGCTCTATTTCGCGAATGAAATCTGGTCGGAGGTTTACCAGAAACACCCTGAAATGATTTTCACTATCGTTGGTCGCAATCCCGCAAAAGTGGTGCAGGAGTTGGCGAATTTACCCGGCATCGAAGTCACCGGCACTGTTGATGACGTGCGCCCTTTTTACGCCGAAGCCTTTGCCTCGGTTGTGCCTTTAAGAGTTGGCGGCGGTTCGCGTTTAAAAATTCTTGAATCAATGGCTGCGGGGGTGCCGGTCATTTCGACGCGACTTGGAGCCGAAGGCATAGCGGTGTGCGATGGCGAAAATATTTTACTTGCCGATAGCCAAGCGAGTTTAGCGCAGCACATATCACAGGTTCTTATTAATCGGGAATTGCAGAATAAATTAAGCCAAGCCGCGCAGACGCTCGTGCATAAAGGTTATGACTGGTCGGCAATCGGTAGCGTTTTATTGAACGCTTATGCGAAGCTATCGCAAGCCAATCGCTGGTCTTTTGAAAGCACCGGTGTCACGCTGACATCTTAG